One genomic segment of Rhodohalobacter mucosus includes these proteins:
- a CDS encoding vitamin B12-dependent ribonucleotide reductase — MQFERLYTKSDWKNPYGKIKFEKRKSEIKNPDGSLIFQMENVIVPSSWSQVATDIIAQKYFRKAGVPAKLKKVKEKDVPVWLQRSQPDTKALEKLDEEERYSHEIDSRQVFHRLAGCWTYWGWKHDYFKSEEDAKAFYSELCYMLANQMAAPNSPQWFNTGLHWAYGINGPAQGHYYVDAKTGKLTKSKDAYTHPQPHACFIQSIDDDLVNEGGIMDLWVREARLFKYGSGTGSNFSALRGEGEQLSGGGKSSGLMSFLKIGDRAAGAIKSGGTTRRAAKMVTLDLDHPDIEAYINWKVKEEQKVAAIVAGSKVVQKHLKNIISLCHQPIEIEGKMYNGAISRDPLKNKELATAIKSAKREQVPLNYIERVIQLAAQGFTDLEFDTYDTDWNSEAYNTVSGQNSNNSVRIPNSFMQAVIDDKEWNLYGRIEKRKAKEENRDPQPMHTLRARELWDQIGYAAWSCADPGTQYHDTINEWHTCPEDGEIKASNPCSEYMFLDNTACNLASLNLMKYFTDETGKEFDVASIRHATRIWTVVLEISVLMAQFPSKEIAELSYIFRTLGLGYANLGAALMVQGVPYDSERGCAIAGAITSMMHMKSYATSAEMADELGTFEGYERNSEHMQRVLRNHRRAAWNVAPEEYEDLTIKPKGIDANLCPDYLLKAAREDSDNAVKMGEEHGFRNAQVTVIAPTGTIGLVMDCDTTGIEPDFALVKFKKLAGGGYFKIINQSVPLALKNLGYKPKEIDEIIKYAKGHGSLEGCPHINPESLGEKGFTEEKIKAVEEALPGSFDIKFAFNQWTLGEEFCTEVLGITEEQLSDFNFDMLRYLGFSREQIQEANDYVCGTMTVEGAPYLKDEHLAVFDCANKCGRIGTRYISPKGHINMMAAAQPFISGAISKTINLPNEATVEDIKDAYMLSWQHMLKANALYRDGSKLSQPLNSMSDVLEEIEEEDDEMTAAAQDKVVQTAEKIIHKYVARRQRLPFRRSGYTQKVKIGGQSMYLRTGEYDNGQLGEIFIDMHREGAAFRSLMNCFAISISLGLQHGVPLEEFVDAFVFTKFEPSGMVSGSPHVKMTTSVIDYIFRELAVTYLEREDLAHVAPEDILTRKLRPSEEDEIAEEVARRVTKKKVKPVSEEVTAAAAQQQQAADEAESDYDRAKQLGYTGDSCPECGSMTMIRNGTCLKCITCGSTTGCS, encoded by the coding sequence ATGCAATTTGAACGTCTCTACACCAAGTCTGACTGGAAGAATCCATATGGTAAAATCAAATTTGAAAAGCGAAAATCTGAAATAAAGAATCCTGACGGTTCGCTGATCTTTCAGATGGAGAATGTGATCGTGCCCAGCAGCTGGTCGCAGGTTGCCACGGATATCATCGCGCAAAAATATTTCAGGAAAGCGGGCGTACCTGCGAAGCTGAAAAAGGTGAAGGAGAAAGACGTTCCGGTATGGCTGCAGCGTTCTCAGCCGGATACCAAAGCACTTGAGAAACTGGATGAGGAGGAGCGGTACTCCCATGAAATTGACAGCCGTCAGGTTTTCCACCGACTGGCAGGGTGCTGGACCTACTGGGGATGGAAACACGACTATTTTAAATCCGAAGAGGACGCCAAAGCGTTCTACTCGGAACTCTGCTACATGCTGGCCAACCAGATGGCGGCACCCAACAGTCCGCAATGGTTCAATACCGGACTGCACTGGGCCTACGGCATCAACGGTCCTGCACAGGGGCACTACTATGTAGATGCGAAGACCGGCAAGCTCACCAAATCAAAGGATGCCTACACCCATCCGCAGCCTCATGCCTGCTTTATCCAGAGCATCGACGACGATCTGGTGAACGAAGGCGGCATCATGGATCTCTGGGTGCGTGAAGCGCGCCTGTTCAAGTACGGCTCCGGAACCGGTTCCAACTTCTCCGCACTGAGGGGAGAGGGAGAGCAGCTGAGCGGCGGCGGTAAATCGTCCGGACTGATGAGTTTCCTCAAGATCGGCGACCGTGCAGCCGGCGCCATCAAGTCGGGCGGAACCACACGCCGGGCGGCCAAGATGGTGACCCTTGACCTGGACCACCCCGACATTGAAGCCTACATCAACTGGAAGGTGAAGGAGGAGCAGAAGGTGGCCGCCATCGTGGCCGGCTCCAAGGTTGTACAGAAGCACCTGAAGAATATCATCAGCCTTTGCCACCAGCCGATCGAGATCGAGGGCAAGATGTACAACGGCGCCATCAGCCGCGATCCGCTTAAAAACAAGGAGCTGGCAACGGCCATCAAAAGCGCCAAGCGCGAGCAGGTACCGCTCAACTACATCGAGCGCGTCATTCAGCTTGCAGCCCAGGGCTTTACGGACCTTGAATTTGATACCTACGACACCGACTGGAATTCGGAAGCCTACAATACGGTGAGCGGTCAGAACTCCAACAACTCCGTTCGCATCCCGAACAGCTTTATGCAGGCGGTGATCGACGACAAGGAGTGGAACCTGTACGGCCGCATCGAGAAGCGGAAAGCGAAAGAGGAGAACCGTGATCCGCAGCCGATGCACACCCTGCGGGCGCGTGAACTCTGGGATCAGATCGGTTATGCGGCATGGTCGTGCGCCGACCCCGGTACCCAGTATCACGACACCATCAACGAATGGCACACCTGCCCCGAAGACGGCGAGATCAAGGCGAGCAACCCGTGCTCCGAGTACATGTTCCTCGACAACACCGCGTGCAACCTGGCATCGCTCAACCTGATGAAATATTTTACGGATGAGACCGGCAAGGAGTTTGATGTTGCCTCCATCCGTCACGCCACACGCATCTGGACCGTTGTCCTCGAGATCTCCGTTCTGATGGCGCAGTTCCCATCAAAAGAGATCGCGGAGCTCTCCTACATCTTCCGTACGCTGGGCCTCGGCTATGCCAACCTGGGTGCAGCGCTGATGGTGCAGGGCGTACCGTACGACAGTGAGCGCGGCTGCGCCATTGCAGGAGCCATCACCTCCATGATGCACATGAAGTCGTACGCTACAAGTGCGGAGATGGCCGATGAGCTGGGCACCTTCGAAGGGTACGAGCGAAACAGCGAACACATGCAGCGCGTGCTGCGAAACCACCGGCGCGCCGCCTGGAATGTAGCTCCCGAAGAGTATGAAGACCTCACCATCAAACCGAAAGGAATTGACGCCAATCTCTGTCCCGATTACCTGCTGAAGGCAGCCCGCGAAGACAGCGACAACGCGGTGAAAATGGGCGAGGAGCACGGCTTCCGCAATGCGCAGGTCACCGTGATCGCCCCGACGGGAACCATCGGGCTGGTGATGGACTGCGACACCACCGGCATTGAGCCTGACTTTGCCCTGGTGAAGTTCAAGAAACTGGCCGGTGGCGGATACTTCAAGATTATCAACCAGAGCGTGCCGCTTGCTCTCAAGAACCTGGGTTACAAGCCGAAAGAGATCGACGAGATTATCAAGTACGCCAAGGGTCACGGATCGCTGGAAGGCTGTCCGCATATCAATCCCGAAAGCCTGGGTGAGAAAGGATTCACCGAAGAGAAGATCAAGGCGGTTGAAGAGGCCCTGCCCGGAAGCTTCGACATCAAGTTCGCCTTTAACCAGTGGACCCTGGGCGAAGAGTTCTGCACCGAGGTGCTCGGTATCACCGAAGAGCAGCTTTCCGACTTTAACTTCGATATGCTGCGCTATCTCGGTTTCTCCAGGGAGCAGATCCAGGAAGCCAACGACTATGTGTGCGGCACGATGACCGTGGAAGGCGCTCCGTACCTGAAGGACGAGCACCTGGCCGTATTCGACTGCGCCAACAAGTGCGGACGCATCGGAACCCGGTACATCTCTCCGAAAGGCCATATCAACATGATGGCCGCGGCACAGCCGTTTATCTCCGGCGCCATTTCGAAGACCATCAACCTGCCCAACGAGGCTACGGTTGAGGACATCAAAGACGCGTACATGCTCTCCTGGCAGCACATGCTGAAAGCCAATGCGCTCTACCGCGACGGCTCCAAGCTGAGTCAGCCGCTCAACTCGATGAGCGACGTGCTCGAGGAGATCGAGGAGGAGGATGACGAGATGACCGCGGCCGCGCAGGACAAAGTGGTGCAGACGGCCGAGAAGATCATCCACAAGTATGTGGCGCGCCGTCAGCGTCTGCCGTTCCGCAGAAGCGGCTACACGCAGAAGGTGAAGATCGGCGGACAGAGCATGTACCTGCGAACCGGCGAGTACGACAACGGCCAGCTGGGCGAGATCTTTATCGACATGCACCGCGAGGGCGCGGCATTCCGAAGCCTGATGAACTGCTTTGCGATCTCCATCTCCCTCGGCCTGCAGCACGGTGTGCCGCTTGAGGAGTTTGTGGATGCGTTTGTGTTCACCAAGTTTGAGCCGAGCGGCATGGTAAGCGGCAGCCCGCACGTGAAGATGACCACC